The following are from one region of the Longimicrobiales bacterium genome:
- a CDS encoding amidohydrolase family protein has product MTYAGNRRIIDVDSHLFELDDFLRAVATDDEAAFIRPMEAQTDLPVSLEAIERGREHLDRRKADPELMAKFEAGMFDISRSPWSRLGAFDPAERSHALDVLGFERQIVLGTFSFHQIAHEDNAKALEIGARVHNRAMGRFCAHDNRLLAGGYVPLSLGPDVAGALLDEAFVDGCYTVMVDTNEADPEARSFTHPDFDPIWARFAEQDVPLLVHIAVNGHYDPVSPSFKNNGRGSTAVGGDAPDSNLGLVAMHNSAELFLSAMILDEVFERHDGLRCLSLEHGASWVPGWLHKLDFVERSTRSVAPRSRRASDIARERVRFAPFAGEPVGWLIEQLGPDMLCFASDYPHPEGSSDPIRKFEATMDGVDPAAVEAFYAGNGERFLGTAPTPV; this is encoded by the coding sequence ATGACGTATGCAGGAAACCGACGGATCATCGACGTCGACAGCCACCTCTTCGAACTCGACGACTTCCTTCGCGCTGTCGCGACCGACGACGAAGCCGCCTTTATCCGGCCGATGGAGGCACAGACAGACCTGCCTGTCTCTTTGGAGGCCATTGAGCGGGGCCGTGAGCACCTCGATCGTCGGAAGGCCGACCCCGAGTTGATGGCCAAGTTCGAAGCGGGCATGTTCGACATCAGCCGTAGTCCGTGGTCCCGCCTCGGTGCGTTCGATCCGGCCGAGCGGTCCCACGCCCTCGACGTCCTCGGCTTCGAGCGTCAGATCGTCCTCGGCACGTTCTCGTTCCACCAGATCGCTCACGAGGACAACGCAAAGGCGCTCGAAATCGGTGCCCGGGTCCACAACCGCGCGATGGGCCGCTTCTGTGCCCACGACAATCGGTTGCTCGCCGGAGGGTACGTGCCACTCTCACTCGGTCCCGACGTTGCCGGCGCACTCCTCGACGAGGCGTTCGTCGATGGTTGCTACACGGTCATGGTGGACACGAACGAGGCTGATCCCGAAGCACGCTCGTTCACGCATCCCGACTTCGATCCGATCTGGGCTCGCTTCGCTGAACAGGACGTGCCGCTGCTGGTGCACATCGCGGTGAACGGCCACTACGACCCCGTCTCGCCGAGCTTCAAGAACAACGGGCGTGGCTCCACTGCCGTGGGCGGTGATGCGCCGGACTCGAACCTGGGTCTCGTCGCGATGCACAACTCGGCCGAGCTGTTCCTTTCGGCGATGATCCTCGACGAGGTCTTCGAGCGTCACGACGGCCTGCGGTGCCTCTCGCTCGAGCATGGGGCCTCGTGGGTGCCGGGCTGGCTCCACAAGCTCGACTTCGTGGAACGGTCGACCCGTAGTGTTGCTCCTCGGAGCCGCAGGGCTTCCGACATCGCACGCGAGCGCGTCCGCTTTGCGCCGTTCGCCGGCGAGCCGGTCGGCTGGCTCATTGAACAGCTCGGTCCCGACATGCTCTGCTTCGCTTCCGACTACCCCCATCCCGAGGGCTCGAGCGATCCGATCCGGAAGTTCGAGGCGACCATGGACGGGGTCGATCCGGCCGCGGTCGAGGCGTTCTACGCCGGCAACGGGGAGCGCTTCCTCGGTACCGCACCGACCCCGGTCTGA